The window CGGTTTAAAAGAAGAAGCCATTCACCATATTCAGGATCAGAAGGTAACTGATTTTTTTCAGCTTTTGTAATAATTTCAATATCGGATAATCCTGACCATTCTCGCAGTGATTCTAATCTTTTTTCTCGTTCCTCATCTGTTAAAAGTTCTACTCCGGCTTGAAAACTATAGATCCTAGAACCTAGCCAACTCACAAAATTAGGAGCATAGGTTAACATCATTTTAGCTGAATCGGGAGAAACAATCAGAACTCCTCCGTGTTTTTCTTGATTTAACCGACTTCTAAAATAATCAAAATTATACCAGTCCTCTTGATTCCAATCTTCTAATCCAAAAATGATTATAAATTCTTCTGAAACATTTTGAATTTGATGATTGAGTTGCTTAATTCCCACCTGACCAGAAATCGCTACAACGTTGTAACCTGTAAAAATACTAAGAATTTCTTCTAAATCTTGAATTAGTTCTTGATGCTCAGAATTATTGGCTACAATCGCTAACCAAATATTACTCTGGGGATAAGTAGAAATTCGCTGTAAAATTTCATCAAGGGATATGGATGTAATCATTTAAAATATCCTAAACTAAGGATGGATGCAAAAGCGGTAAAATTGTCGGATGCACAGCATAGCGTTTTTCCGGGTACTGATATTCTAAAATACGCTGAGTCACTAATAGTTTAATTTGTTCATCTGTTGTGGGAATAAAATTTTCCGAGTGTGAGGCTATCATTAAATATTTAAGGTCATCTTTGGAAATTCCATATAATTTTTGTTTCCCCATTGAACGAACAGCATTTCTAACATCATCTACTTCTAATCTCATACTATTTGATGCTAAATAAGATTCTTCAATCGAGGCTTGTGTTAAGTTGATTAAATCGCGCAAAACACCCCCCGAATATTGAATTAATTCCTTTAAAGCTACTTCTTCTATAAAATCTTCAGAAGAACGACTATAAAGAATATTTTTAAAGAATTCGTAATTTTCAGGATCATTTTTGACATCAAAGCAGGGTTGATGGTAAAAATAGTTAATGGATTCTAGGATAGTAGGTTGATAGGAGCTATAGGTTGCTAAAAGAGGCTCAACGAGAACAACTCCTATCCCCATATCAGAAATAACTTGAACATCTGTTGTCACAATTTGGGAAAATGTTTGAGCATCATTTAATCTATCTAAACCATCAAATAATAAAACTAGATTTCCATAGATAGATTTTGCTTCTTCAGTAACTTGATCAACCGCATTTATAAACGTTTTTACATCAGATAATTCTTTGGATTTAACTGGGATAATACCTTGACGTTCTACTACTATCTCATCTTCATTATTTTCCTGATAATAATCATAAGGATCAATAATTTCTCTATGACCAAATGCTCGCTTAATTATAAAATTTCTATTAATTTCTATATTAGGATTTTTGGTATCTTTTGTTAGTTCGGCTAGAACTGAACCTGCGATCGCAATTAATACTTTAGATGAAATGACTGTTAAATCTGTATATAAACTGACATCAATATAGTGAGCATAGGTATCTCCTATTTCGTTAATTTTATCTTTTGCAACTAACAATTGAGTCGTTTTTCCCGAACCAATTCCTCCTGCTAAAAGATGGGTAGAAGCCGGACGCAGAGCAATTCGATTCGCTAAAGTATCAGCTAATGACTTTTGAGGTTGATTGACGTAATAACCTCTAGCAATGGCTTTCTGAGGATCAGTATTAGCTTCAAAAGCAGCCATTTTTTCTCTAAAGAACTGAAGTTTGTTAGACATAATTTATTCGTCTAAAGGATAGGGATTGCAATTGGCATCAGGGTTGCATTCTTAAATTATATATCATATCTCCTCAATTAACGGGTAGAGACGTTGAATTCAACGTCTCTACAAGGATTCACTAATGAATCAACTCAATGGCTCGTTTCGTCAACGCTTCTGAAGTAATACCATTAAACGCCATTAATTCCCCTGCACTGGCGGTAGTTTCGCCCCGTTTCCAAGCAAAAGTATCCCGCTTAGAATTGCTGCGTAACATAATCGGTTCTAACATCAAACTTGAACCCCCTGTTACCCCAATTAACGCATCTCCAGCAAACAGTTGATTAAAGGTTTCATCACTAATAAAATCGTTATCGGGTTCAGAACAAGTCTCGGATAAAACATCATGAGAACGATATAAACGCCGGGGATTAATAATAGAAACAATTCGCACCCCAATTCCTTCTGTTTCCAAAAATGCCGCCGCTTCAAACACTGGAATTAAGGTCATATCCCCAATTACTGCAAACACAACGGTTTTATCCCCAGCAACTTCCTGTAACACCACAGCCCCATCTTTTAACCCTTGGCGAGTTTGTTCAAATGTCGTGCGGATGGGTAAGGGGGACTTACTGGCGGTGATAATAATGCTCTTATTTTTGGTCGTTAAAGCCCAATCATAGCACACTTGAATGCTATTAGCATCAGGAGGAAACACCGGGAAAACGTTACCACTCCGCATCATTGCCGCGAAATAGGCTTCAATTTCCGGCCGTTGGTGTGTCCAGCCATTGCGACCCTGTTCTAAGGCTCCGGCGGTGAATAAACAAACCGTTGAGGGGGTAGCACGCCGTAACTCAGCCATGGCTTGGGCTACTGTTTGTAAAATCGGAACTCCGTTAATGGCAAAAGATTCATAGGAACACCATAAAGTTCTCGCCCCTAATAAGGATAATCCTACCGCTAACCCGGCACAAGCATCCTCGCTTAAGGGTTCATAAACTTGCCCTTGGGGTTGTTGAAAATAAGTATTATCCGTTGTTGGGTGAATAATTTTTAATCCCTGGTTAATATTGTTAATTCCAGAAGCGGCATTACCATCGGCATTGGTAACAATAAAATGGGGATCTTTTTGCCCAACATAAACGACTAATGACCCCATTGCCGTTGTTGCAACTTTGGGATCACCGCCAACCGGATATTCTTCTAGGGGTAATTTACCTAAATCAGGTAAATGGTAATCAAACTCCGTGACAACGGTTTTAGCCGCAGGGCCACCACTAGAGCGTTCTAAATTGGTTCGGACTAATTCCCAAGCTGCCACAGGTAACGCTCGTTCTTTTAAAGCATTAACAATGTGGGGACTATCTAAAGTATCCCCTGGATAAAGATTATGAGATTTTGCACCGCGAGCGTGAACCCCTGCCCCTTTCAATTGTTTAATAATAAACACGGTTAATTGACCCCCTAAAGCCGATTTTGCAGCTTTATCCATTGCTACTAAAATGGCTTGGGTAAATTCAATCCGTTTTTGAATAGAAAAGGCGGTACTATCAACATAATCACCGGGTTGATTTTGGTCATCAAACTCTTTAGCATCGACTAAAATCACTTCTGAAAATCCGTTACCTTTCCAGTAAGCAATCATTTCTTCATTGGTTTTTGTCGAAACCATGCTATGATGCTCTTGGCTGTAACCGTTCCACACCAACACAGGCAAGAAATTGGTCACGTTAGGATAGGCGGTGTGGAAGTGCATCATGCTACTCATGGGGTAGGGTTCGCCCATGCCGCCATCGCCGAGAGTGAACGGAAATAGGACATTTCGGTGTAACAACGCCCCAGCCATGGCAAAATGTTGTCCCTGACCTAATGGCCCAGCAGGATTCAGCAAACCCGGAATATAGCCGGAAAGGTGGCCGAGAAGTCCATGTTTTTCGCGGAAGCGATCGCGCAATTGTTGAACGGTGAAAATCCCCATATCTTCTAGGGAACGATCTAAGAATACCGCACTATAAAACCCAGGAGCATGGTGTCCCACTTCCGTCATAATATTTTTATGACCGAGCATCACTAAAGCCGCATAAGCTTCTACACTAGAGGCAAATCCTCCAGGGTGTCCAGAGGCTTTACTGGCGGTGATTTGTAGAGTTAAATAACGCAGAGCATCGGCATAAAGTAAGGTTTGATAAGCGGCTGTGGCATCATGGGGATCAGAAATCGCTACACTATTTTCAGCAATAATTGGAGTTTTACCATAGCTGTCAAATTCGGGGAAACTCTCGCTAAAATATTGAATTCCTTGACAAAATTCGGGTATTGTTGTTGCTGTCATGTTTAATCCCTTTTCGGTCATTCTAATTTTTTGAATTAAGATTTATTTTACAATTGGTTGTCGCTAAAAATGATTATATTTTTCAACAGGGGAGATAAATTAAAATCATTGATTTCAATAAATAGGTAAAAAATCAGTCTGTTATTGCAGTGTCATGGGAGGATGTAAACGGGGTTGCAAATTCTTTGCATATCGTTACCATATAAGAAACTCTAACTTAATTTGAACAAACTGAAACTTTGATTATGAATACCCAACTCCCCCCGGCATCTCAACGTCCTGCTTTCCTAGAAAAAGGATATTGGATTGCTGACCCCCTTGATTATATGGATACCCACGTTCGAGAATATGGGGATATTTTTACCAATTATATTCTCGGTGCAAACACTCCTTGGATTTTTGTTAGTGATCCCCAAGGTATTCAAAAAGTTTTAACAGATGATATCTTTGAAGCTCCAGGTTCGGTGAATAAAATTTTAGCCCCTTTAACGGGAGATAACTCTATTTTTATATTAGAGGGCGATCGCCACAAACGAGAACGGAAATTATTAATGCCATCCTTTCATGGGGAAAGAATGCGAGACTATGGGGAATTAATCACGGATATTACCCAAAAAGTCATCGGTCAACTATCCGAAGGACAAGCTTTTATTGCTAGAGAAACAATGCAAGAAATTTCCTTAGATGTAATTCTAAGAGTGGTTTTTGGGGTATATACAGGAGAACGATATAGTCAGTTGAAACAGCTATTGTCAGGAATGTTAGACGTTTTTAAATCTCCCTTGAGTTCCAGTTTTTTATTCTTTCCAATTTTACAACAAGATTTTGGCACTTGGAGTCCTTGGGGACATTTCTTAAAACAACGCCAACAAATTGACGAGTTATTATATACAGAAATTCGGGAGCGTCGTGAAAACCCGGATGAATCTCGAAAAGATATGCTCAATTTAATGCTGGCTGCACGGGATGAAGAAGGTAACGCGATGACGGATCAAGAATTACGAGATGAGTTATTAACATTATTATTTGCCGGACATGAAACCACTGCTACAGCAATGGCTTGGGCATTATATTGGATTCATCATCAGCCAGAAGTGTATGAAAAATTAATGTCAGAGTTAAATAGTTTGTCGCGGGATGCTGATGGAATGGAAATTTTTCGTTTACCTTATTTAACGGCCGTTTGTCAGGAAACCTTACGAATTTATCCCGTTGGGATGTTAACATTTGCACGCACCAATAAAGAATCAGTAGATTTGATGGGTTATCAATTACCCCCAAAAACTCCAGTGGTGGGTTGTATTTATTTAACCCATCGCCGAGAAGATTTATATCCGCAAGCGGATCAATTTAAACCGGAACGCTTTTTGGAACGTAAGTTTTCTCCCTATGAATTTCTTCCCTTTGGAGGAGGTAGTCGTTTATGTTTAGGGATGGCTTTAGCTCAATATGAAATGAAGCTAGTATTAGCTACAATTTTGTTAAATTATGAGTTGAATTTGTTGGAAAAAAAACCTGTAAAAGCAGTCCGTCGAGGGGTAACTTTAGCACCCAAAGGAGGGATTAAAATGCAACTCCTGAATAAACGTCCACAACCCCAAAAAACTATCGATTTAGTCCGTACAGTGTAGTCTAGTTTAAACCTGTAATATCCACGAAAAATATCCAGGTTTAGTGCTAGAATCGACTCAGGGGGATAAAAACTTTTCACAAGGTTTTTATTCTCCATACCCAGGGATATATCACAGATGAATAAGGGACAATAAATTGACCCGAAAAGCCAACAGATTAACCCCTTTAACAATCAATTCTTGAGTCAGCA of the Planktothrix sp. FACHB-1365 genome contains:
- a CDS encoding phosphoketolase yields the protein MTATTIPEFCQGIQYFSESFPEFDSYGKTPIIAENSVAISDPHDATAAYQTLLYADALRYLTLQITASKASGHPGGFASSVEAYAALVMLGHKNIMTEVGHHAPGFYSAVFLDRSLEDMGIFTVQQLRDRFREKHGLLGHLSGYIPGLLNPAGPLGQGQHFAMAGALLHRNVLFPFTLGDGGMGEPYPMSSMMHFHTAYPNVTNFLPVLVWNGYSQEHHSMVSTKTNEEMIAYWKGNGFSEVILVDAKEFDDQNQPGDYVDSTAFSIQKRIEFTQAILVAMDKAAKSALGGQLTVFIIKQLKGAGVHARGAKSHNLYPGDTLDSPHIVNALKERALPVAAWELVRTNLERSSGGPAAKTVVTEFDYHLPDLGKLPLEEYPVGGDPKVATTAMGSLVVYVGQKDPHFIVTNADGNAASGINNINQGLKIIHPTTDNTYFQQPQGQVYEPLSEDACAGLAVGLSLLGARTLWCSYESFAINGVPILQTVAQAMAELRRATPSTVCLFTAGALEQGRNGWTHQRPEIEAYFAAMMRSGNVFPVFPPDANSIQVCYDWALTTKNKSIIITASKSPLPIRTTFEQTRQGLKDGAVVLQEVAGDKTVVFAVIGDMTLIPVFEAAAFLETEGIGVRIVSIINPRRLYRSHDVLSETCSEPDNDFISDETFNQLFAGDALIGVTGGSSLMLEPIMLRSNSKRDTFAWKRGETTASAGELMAFNGITSEALTKRAIELIH
- a CDS encoding cytochrome P450, whose amino-acid sequence is MNTQLPPASQRPAFLEKGYWIADPLDYMDTHVREYGDIFTNYILGANTPWIFVSDPQGIQKVLTDDIFEAPGSVNKILAPLTGDNSIFILEGDRHKRERKLLMPSFHGERMRDYGELITDITQKVIGQLSEGQAFIARETMQEISLDVILRVVFGVYTGERYSQLKQLLSGMLDVFKSPLSSSFLFFPILQQDFGTWSPWGHFLKQRQQIDELLYTEIRERRENPDESRKDMLNLMLAARDEEGNAMTDQELRDELLTLLFAGHETTATAMAWALYWIHHQPEVYEKLMSELNSLSRDADGMEIFRLPYLTAVCQETLRIYPVGMLTFARTNKESVDLMGYQLPPKTPVVGCIYLTHRREDLYPQADQFKPERFLERKFSPYEFLPFGGGSRLCLGMALAQYEMKLVLATILLNYELNLLEKKPVKAVRRGVTLAPKGGIKMQLLNKRPQPQKTIDLVRTV
- a CDS encoding ABC transporter permease — protein: MITSISLDEILQRISTYPQSNIWLAIVANNSEHQELIQDLEEILSIFTGYNVVAISGQVGIKQLNHQIQNVSEEFIIIFGLEDWNQEDWYNFDYFRSRLNQEKHGGVLIVSPDSAKMMLTYAPNFVSWLGSRIYSFQAGVELLTDEEREKRLESLREWSGLSDIEIITKAEKNQLPSDPEYGEWLLLLNREDLIGQ